One Longimicrobiales bacterium DNA window includes the following coding sequences:
- a CDS encoding DUF5916 domain-containing protein — translation MRPRSTFLTAFAFALPVAIAAQQVPTTTAAQISSAPVIDGRLDDATWRGLIALTGFVQSEPSEGQPVSQRTEVRMAQDGEAIYIAAWLYDTEASGIVFGQTLRDASLNESDAFVVVFDTYLDRQNGFVFGTSPAGIEYDGQVAGEGQAGGPGGGRQQRGSTGGFNLNWDGSWEVATSTDGEGWYAEMRIPFSTLRYGSNGTQDWGVNFERKIRRNSEEAMWAPIPRQYDLYRISMAGTVSVDAPARRTFTVSPYVLADGFKDYQVGSPQVDYGRQVGGDAKIGLNQSMTLDLTVNTDFAQVEVDDQQVNLTRFSLFFPEKRAFFLENAGTFAVGTSQNAELFFSRRIGLSGGQEVPIQAGARLSGKVGDFQIGLLNIQTGDVFEVDEDTGLEEQLAPSNNFGVVRAYKEMGNRTQLGAILVSRLNTSDTDDYNMTYGVDGRLGIGEALTLDGWAGLTTTPLEAGEADTRAGFNNGEYGFEGTGTYITRDWQITTGYRQIGEDFNPEVGFVNRRGYRQVTARVMRHIRTEGTPWFREFRPHISYNQFFTLGGFSENYLVHFDSHFAFENGAFFQFPGFNLTGEGLEEPFEIRDGIVIPAGSYNNAEWSFRYNTNRGAPLSISGGWTVGSFYTGTRFTPNANIAYRYGDKIAATLRLNYFDVRLDEGSFKTAVVGMNASYSFTPRIYLQANVQYNDDTEDVGTNIRLGWLDTAGTGLFIVWNDTNHHGMFERTGILAGPKQRQLVIKYSRLFNMGR, via the coding sequence ATGCGCCCTCGTTCGACGTTTCTTACAGCATTCGCGTTCGCCCTGCCTGTCGCCATCGCGGCACAGCAGGTTCCCACCACCACCGCCGCTCAGATCTCGTCAGCTCCCGTCATCGACGGTCGCCTCGACGACGCAACATGGCGTGGCCTTATCGCGCTCACAGGGTTCGTGCAGAGCGAGCCGAGTGAAGGGCAGCCCGTCTCCCAGCGCACCGAAGTCCGCATGGCCCAAGACGGCGAAGCCATCTACATCGCCGCGTGGCTCTATGACACGGAGGCTTCGGGCATCGTATTTGGGCAGACTCTACGCGATGCATCGCTGAACGAGTCGGACGCCTTCGTGGTGGTATTCGACACATACCTGGATCGGCAGAATGGCTTCGTGTTCGGTACGAGCCCCGCGGGCATCGAGTACGACGGTCAGGTCGCGGGTGAAGGTCAGGCAGGTGGCCCCGGCGGCGGCCGCCAGCAGCGCGGATCGACCGGTGGCTTCAATCTGAATTGGGACGGAAGCTGGGAAGTCGCGACGTCCACCGACGGCGAGGGATGGTATGCCGAGATGCGCATCCCCTTCTCCACCCTCCGGTACGGATCGAACGGGACGCAGGACTGGGGTGTGAACTTCGAACGGAAGATCCGCCGGAACAGTGAGGAGGCCATGTGGGCCCCCATCCCGCGGCAATACGATCTCTACCGGATTTCGATGGCGGGCACGGTCTCCGTCGATGCACCCGCGCGCCGCACGTTCACGGTCAGCCCGTATGTTCTAGCTGACGGATTCAAGGACTACCAGGTCGGCAGTCCCCAGGTCGACTACGGTCGGCAGGTCGGCGGTGACGCCAAGATCGGGCTGAACCAGAGCATGACCCTAGACCTCACGGTCAACACGGACTTCGCTCAGGTCGAAGTCGATGACCAGCAGGTGAATCTGACACGTTTCAGCCTGTTCTTCCCGGAGAAGCGTGCCTTCTTCCTAGAGAACGCCGGCACTTTTGCGGTCGGGACCAGCCAGAATGCTGAACTGTTCTTCAGTCGACGCATCGGGCTCTCCGGCGGACAGGAGGTACCGATCCAGGCCGGTGCCCGTCTTTCCGGAAAGGTCGGCGATTTCCAAATCGGGCTGCTCAACATCCAGACGGGTGACGTCTTCGAAGTAGACGAAGACACAGGGCTCGAGGAACAATTGGCGCCGTCGAACAACTTCGGCGTGGTGCGGGCCTACAAAGAGATGGGCAACCGCACACAGCTCGGGGCCATCCTGGTGTCGAGGCTCAACACCAGCGATACCGACGACTACAACATGACTTATGGCGTCGATGGCCGACTCGGCATTGGCGAGGCACTCACCCTGGATGGCTGGGCCGGGCTCACGACCACCCCGCTGGAGGCTGGCGAGGCCGATACGCGCGCCGGCTTCAACAACGGCGAATATGGCTTCGAGGGTACCGGGACGTACATCACCCGCGACTGGCAGATCACGACGGGTTACCGCCAGATCGGCGAGGACTTCAACCCTGAGGTCGGGTTCGTGAACCGGCGCGGGTATCGGCAAGTGACCGCTCGCGTCATGCGTCACATCCGTACCGAAGGCACACCTTGGTTCCGCGAGTTCAGGCCGCACATCTCGTACAACCAATTCTTCACGCTGGGCGGGTTCAGCGAGAACTACCTCGTTCACTTCGACTCGCACTTCGCGTTCGAGAACGGGGCGTTCTTCCAGTTTCCAGGATTCAATCTCACGGGTGAAGGTCTCGAAGAGCCCTTTGAGATCCGAGACGGAATCGTCATCCCCGCCGGGTCGTACAACAACGCCGAGTGGTCCTTCCGCTACAACACGAACCGCGGAGCACCGTTGTCGATCTCCGGTGGTTGGACCGTGGGTAGTTTCTACACCGGGACTCGGTTCACACCAAACGCGAACATCGCGTACCGATACGGGGACAAGATCGCCGCCACGCTGCGGCTCAACTACTTCGACGTGCGTCTGGATGAAGGCAGCTTCAAGACCGCCGTCGTGGGCATGAACGCTTCCTACTCGTTTACTCCGCGCATCTACCTGCAGGCCAACGTCCAGTACAACGACGACACGGAAGACGTGGGTACAAACATCCGCTTGGGTTGGCTGGATACAGCGGGCACCGGGCTCTTCATCGTGTGGAACGACACGAACCACCACGGAATGTTCGAGCGTACCGGGATTCTGGCGGGACCCAAGCAGCGGCAGCTCGTGATCAAGTACAGCCGACTGTTCAACATGGGGCGGTAG
- a CDS encoding DUF885 family protein has product MDARKTDWGKAVIVQLRRALAAVAVALATTGADSAAQTTHAELVDFYDAWRAFEMPAFEGGVPDYTQRAMDRQHAELEDWMDRLYAMNVDGWPIAQQIDWHLIRAEMNGLDFDHRVRRPWARDPAFYATVFMAESDVPAHEGMSVHGFVDTWKYDYPLSAADAAEITEKIGAIPGLLEQARGNLDDSNARDLWLAGDRSFGGQARDLEAYGRQVAGTSRELDASISAAADASESFRTWLEAEAPSKTGPSGVGEENYTWYMQNVHLVPYTWSDQVMIMRRELARSHSSMRLEENRNRHLPELPRIDNAKDYDDLLNMSVTRYMKFLRDEEVETLEPWMDAALRAVNGSFSAAEPGEVRNFFLEVIYRSPDAFRPHMHHWIELARMREDPHSSPIRATPLLYNIFDARSEGLATGVEEMFMHLGLLEGQPRARELTWVMLAQRSARALSGLRLHGGVYDMEDAVANAMKWTPRGWLTEGELVRFEQHLYLRQPGYGTSYVSGKVQIEELLAEYAMAEGDGFTVKRFFDAYYAEGVIPTVLARWAMTGEKDPILDLGRR; this is encoded by the coding sequence GTGGACGCCCGGAAGACGGATTGGGGGAAGGCCGTGATCGTGCAGCTGAGACGGGCCCTCGCCGCCGTTGCGGTAGCCCTAGCGACCACCGGCGCGGATTCCGCGGCCCAGACGACCCACGCAGAGCTCGTCGACTTCTACGACGCGTGGCGCGCGTTCGAGATGCCGGCGTTCGAAGGCGGCGTGCCGGACTACACGCAACGCGCCATGGATCGGCAGCACGCCGAGCTCGAGGACTGGATGGACCGGCTGTACGCCATGAATGTGGACGGCTGGCCCATCGCGCAGCAGATCGATTGGCACCTGATTCGTGCCGAGATGAACGGACTGGACTTCGATCATCGTGTAAGGCGACCCTGGGCCAGAGATCCGGCGTTCTACGCGACGGTGTTCATGGCCGAAAGCGACGTGCCGGCGCATGAGGGAATGTCCGTGCACGGATTCGTCGACACCTGGAAGTACGACTATCCGTTGTCGGCTGCAGACGCGGCAGAAATCACCGAGAAGATCGGTGCGATTCCTGGGTTGCTCGAGCAGGCCAGGGGCAACCTGGATGACTCCAACGCTCGCGACCTGTGGCTCGCGGGTGATCGTTCGTTCGGCGGGCAGGCACGCGACCTCGAGGCGTACGGTCGGCAGGTCGCCGGAACGAGCCGCGAGTTGGATGCCTCGATCTCGGCCGCCGCGGACGCGTCTGAATCGTTCAGGACGTGGCTGGAGGCAGAAGCTCCGTCAAAGACCGGGCCATCCGGAGTAGGAGAGGAGAACTACACCTGGTACATGCAGAACGTCCATCTCGTCCCCTACACGTGGTCGGACCAGGTCATGATCATGCGCAGGGAGTTGGCGCGCTCACATTCGTCCATGCGACTCGAAGAGAATCGGAATCGGCATCTTCCGGAGCTCCCACGTATCGACAACGCGAAGGACTACGACGACCTGCTCAACATGTCCGTGACGCGGTATATGAAATTTCTGCGTGACGAAGAGGTTGAGACGCTTGAGCCGTGGATGGACGCAGCGCTTCGAGCCGTGAACGGTTCCTTCTCCGCTGCGGAGCCGGGCGAGGTGCGCAATTTCTTCCTCGAGGTGATCTACCGCAGCCCCGATGCATTCCGTCCGCATATGCACCACTGGATCGAGCTGGCTCGTATGCGTGAGGATCCGCACTCGAGCCCGATCCGTGCGACCCCTCTGCTCTACAACATCTTCGACGCCCGCTCAGAGGGACTCGCGACCGGCGTAGAAGAGATGTTCATGCACCTTGGCCTTCTAGAAGGCCAACCGCGGGCGCGTGAGCTGACCTGGGTCATGCTCGCTCAGCGGTCAGCTCGGGCGCTGAGCGGCTTGAGGCTTCACGGCGGTGTGTACGATATGGAGGATGCGGTGGCGAACGCGATGAAGTGGACGCCGCGCGGGTGGCTCACAGAAGGTGAGCTGGTCCGCTTCGAGCAGCATCTGTACCTACGACAGCCGGGGTACGGAACGAGCTATGTGAGCGGAAAGGTCCAGATCGAGGAGCTGCTGGCGGAGTACGCCATGGCCGAGGGCGACGGCTTCACGGTGAAGCGGTTCTTCGACGCGTATTATGCCGAAGGTGTGATCCCGACGGTCCTCGCTCGCTGGGCGATGACAGGTGAAAAGGACCCGATCCTGGATCTGGGGAGACGCTAA
- a CDS encoding sodium-dependent transporter → MSGQKEQWGSRLGVILAVSGSAVGLGNFLRFPGQAAANGGGAFLIPYFIALVLLGIPICWAEWAMGRYGGRKGFHSAPAIMGVIGKGSFWRYSGVIGVLIPLAVSFYYTFIASWCLGYFYAYLTGGMTIDPSTAIATQTAASTSFYNDFTGTAGNGIFFGGLGIPTIAFWAIAFGMNIFLIMRGISKGIEKFVSFAMPLMAVCALIVLIRVLTLGTPDPSLPDQNVMGGLAYMWNPDYSALRNPQTWLAAAGQIFFSISVGFGIILNYASYVKQDDDVALSGLTAAATNEVFEVGFGGLITLTASFVFLGLSGTIAAAAGGTFGLGFQTLPVVFAQMGVFGPVVGAVWFFMLFLAAVTSSISMYQPAVAFMQEALGVDRIRGTWFVVAICLVGSFMVIYFTEGAVFWSTIDFWIGTFLILVLAMLEIIAFSWIFGIDTGWKEIHHGSDIKIPTIFRFIMKWVAPGYLLIVLGAFAWTNLPASIAQIGQQPMAQLALGLLAAVLLVLMWIVRLGEKRWRDLGMDLDGKEHVSSGGAS, encoded by the coding sequence ATGTCCGGACAGAAGGAGCAATGGGGATCAAGGCTAGGAGTTATCCTGGCGGTCTCCGGATCTGCCGTAGGACTCGGGAACTTCCTTCGCTTTCCCGGCCAAGCGGCCGCGAACGGCGGCGGCGCGTTCCTGATCCCTTACTTCATCGCGCTGGTTCTGCTTGGGATTCCCATTTGTTGGGCCGAGTGGGCCATGGGACGCTACGGTGGCCGGAAAGGTTTCCACTCCGCGCCAGCCATCATGGGCGTGATCGGGAAGGGGTCCTTTTGGCGGTATTCGGGTGTGATTGGCGTCCTGATCCCACTCGCGGTCTCCTTCTACTACACGTTTATCGCGTCGTGGTGCTTGGGTTACTTCTACGCCTACTTGACCGGCGGCATGACGATCGATCCGTCGACCGCGATTGCGACCCAGACGGCCGCGTCGACTTCGTTCTACAACGACTTCACCGGAACCGCTGGAAACGGGATTTTCTTCGGCGGGCTGGGAATACCGACCATCGCGTTTTGGGCGATCGCGTTCGGGATGAACATCTTCCTGATCATGCGCGGGATCTCGAAAGGCATCGAGAAGTTCGTTTCCTTTGCCATGCCCCTCATGGCTGTCTGTGCGCTCATCGTGCTGATCCGCGTGCTGACGCTGGGAACGCCGGATCCATCGCTGCCCGATCAGAACGTGATGGGTGGCCTGGCGTACATGTGGAACCCCGACTACTCGGCACTGAGGAACCCACAGACGTGGCTCGCCGCGGCTGGGCAGATCTTCTTCAGTATCTCGGTCGGCTTCGGCATCATCTTGAACTACGCTTCCTACGTGAAGCAGGATGATGACGTAGCGCTGTCGGGTCTCACGGCCGCGGCAACGAACGAGGTCTTCGAAGTCGGCTTCGGTGGGCTGATTACGCTGACCGCATCGTTCGTCTTCCTGGGCCTGAGCGGCACGATCGCCGCCGCAGCTGGTGGTACGTTCGGTCTCGGCTTCCAGACGCTGCCGGTCGTGTTCGCTCAAATGGGCGTGTTCGGCCCCGTAGTCGGCGCGGTTTGGTTCTTCATGCTCTTCCTCGCTGCGGTCACGAGCTCGATCTCGATGTACCAGCCAGCGGTGGCGTTCATGCAGGAAGCCCTAGGCGTCGACCGCATACGCGGCACATGGTTTGTGGTCGCAATCTGCCTGGTCGGTTCCTTCATGGTGATCTACTTCACCGAGGGTGCGGTCTTCTGGAGCACGATCGACTTCTGGATCGGGACCTTCTTGATTCTGGTGCTGGCCATGCTCGAGATCATCGCCTTCAGCTGGATCTTCGGGATCGATACCGGATGGAAGGAGATCCACCACGGATCTGACATCAAGATCCCGACCATCTTCCGCTTCATCATGAAGTGGGTGGCTCCGGGGTACCTGTTGATCGTTCTGGGCGCGTTCGCCTGGACGAACCTACCGGCGTCGATCGCACAGATTGGACAGCAGCCGATGGCTCAATTGGCGCTTGGCCTGCTAGCGGCAGTGCTGCTCGTGCTGATGTGGATCGTTCGCCTCGGCGAGAAACGGTGGCGTGACCTGGGGATGGACCTCGACGGTAAAGAACATGTCAGCAGCGGAGGTGCATCATGA
- a CDS encoding DUF5916 domain-containing protein, with protein sequence MIKSALILAIAVQLQAAPDSSPSVAGASASTPVVAATFDGSASQLDIPAPRVMDPDIQIDGRLDDLAWAEAAVLTGFTQFDPIEGAPASENTVVRVIVSKDAVYFSVRADDSEGGVRATLTARDDYGRSDDYVRFILDTFNDDRRAYVFMVNPYGVQADGLWIEGRGGRGGPIDWSPDFLWESAGQMDDNGYSAEIRVPFKSMRFPESEVQDWGLQVQRAIRRTGYEQSWAPITGNQANGLAQSGSILALEGIDPGMFLEINPTMVGSSSGRFDTNLGQFQRGSSNSEFGLNLAYGLTSNLTLDGTINPDFSQIEADAGQIVVNERFALFLREQRPFFLEGADIFSMPKQLVYTRSIVNPVGAVKVSGKVGAFNVAYLGAVDEVNAGTSNPMVNLLRVKRDMGQSSTIGAVYTDRTERGIDFNRVFGADARLVLGGRYTVNLLAAGSADGASGAATDWGSMVTASVSRASRKVSMSASFEDVDKDFRAGSGFIRRTGITQLQARTGYTYRGKRGAFVESLSSSVELQGYWDREDFWAGRATQENQMTATLSGSLRGNIGGFLNYRRTNFDFAPSYYDGFFSGPSESALVPVSSDQSRYSGLQSFSVRSWVSTWERVRPSFGGSWGETPIFSSGVPVGLGTSWSGDASLTLAPNGSMQAVLGMRHVKIFRQRDGSEYSSATIPRLQLRYQMTRSMFIRGIGEYSSQERGDVLDPVTGAPVYRCSSADSCSLRQGSDSHDFRVETLLAYEPSPGTVFFLGYTRQWADTSGFRFEDARTEADGVFVKLSYRFRM encoded by the coding sequence ATGATCAAGTCTGCGCTCATTCTCGCTATAGCTGTCCAGTTGCAGGCGGCCCCGGACAGTTCGCCGTCGGTAGCTGGGGCATCCGCGTCGACGCCCGTAGTGGCCGCTACCTTCGACGGCTCAGCGAGCCAGTTAGACATCCCCGCGCCGCGCGTGATGGATCCTGACATCCAAATCGATGGCCGGCTGGATGACTTGGCTTGGGCGGAGGCCGCAGTGCTTACCGGTTTCACGCAGTTCGACCCGATCGAGGGTGCCCCGGCTTCCGAGAACACGGTGGTTCGCGTGATCGTCTCAAAGGACGCTGTCTACTTCTCGGTTCGAGCGGATGACTCCGAGGGCGGCGTTCGCGCCACGCTGACCGCGCGCGACGACTACGGCCGCTCGGACGACTACGTGCGTTTCATCCTGGACACATTCAACGACGACCGTCGCGCCTATGTGTTCATGGTGAATCCCTACGGTGTTCAGGCTGACGGACTCTGGATCGAGGGTCGCGGTGGCCGCGGGGGACCCATCGACTGGAGCCCCGACTTCCTGTGGGAGTCCGCGGGCCAGATGGACGACAACGGCTACTCCGCGGAGATCCGAGTCCCCTTCAAGTCGATGCGCTTCCCCGAGTCCGAGGTGCAGGACTGGGGGCTCCAAGTGCAGCGTGCCATTCGCCGTACAGGGTACGAGCAGTCGTGGGCGCCGATAACCGGCAACCAGGCCAACGGGCTCGCCCAGTCGGGGTCGATTCTCGCGCTCGAAGGCATCGACCCAGGGATGTTCTTGGAGATCAACCCGACGATGGTCGGTTCGAGCTCGGGCCGCTTCGACACCAACCTCGGTCAGTTCCAACGTGGCTCCTCCAACAGCGAGTTCGGGCTGAACCTCGCCTATGGGCTTACGTCGAACCTGACACTGGATGGCACGATCAATCCCGACTTCAGTCAGATCGAAGCGGATGCAGGGCAGATCGTGGTGAATGAGCGCTTCGCGCTCTTCCTGCGAGAGCAGCGCCCCTTCTTTCTGGAAGGTGCGGATATCTTCTCGATGCCGAAGCAGTTGGTCTACACGCGTTCGATTGTAAATCCAGTGGGCGCAGTGAAAGTCTCGGGCAAGGTCGGGGCGTTCAACGTGGCCTACCTCGGCGCAGTCGATGAGGTGAACGCCGGGACGTCGAACCCCATGGTGAACCTGCTGCGGGTCAAACGGGACATGGGACAGAGCTCGACCATCGGCGCGGTCTATACGGACCGGACCGAGAGGGGCATCGACTTCAACCGCGTGTTCGGAGCGGATGCACGGCTCGTCCTCGGTGGCCGCTACACGGTCAATCTTCTGGCTGCGGGTAGCGCGGACGGAGCGAGTGGGGCCGCTACAGATTGGGGCTCGATGGTCACCGCGAGTGTGAGCCGTGCGAGTCGCAAAGTCTCCATGAGCGCATCGTTCGAGGATGTCGACAAAGACTTCCGAGCCGGCAGTGGGTTCATTCGCCGCACAGGCATCACGCAGCTCCAGGCGCGCACGGGATACACGTATCGTGGTAAGCGCGGCGCGTTCGTCGAGAGCCTGAGCTCCTCGGTGGAATTACAGGGCTACTGGGACCGTGAGGACTTCTGGGCGGGTCGTGCCACTCAAGAGAATCAGATGACGGCCACCTTGAGTGGGTCGCTCCGCGGTAACATCGGTGGCTTCCTGAATTATCGGCGCACCAACTTCGACTTCGCGCCGTCGTACTACGATGGATTCTTCAGCGGCCCTTCCGAGTCAGCCCTCGTACCGGTCTCCTCAGACCAGTCGCGTTACTCGGGCCTTCAGTCCTTCAGCGTGCGCTCCTGGGTCAGCACGTGGGAGCGGGTGCGTCCCTCCTTCGGCGGTTCGTGGGGGGAGACACCGATCTTCTCGAGCGGGGTCCCGGTGGGCCTCGGTACGAGTTGGAGTGGTGACGCGTCGCTGACACTCGCTCCGAACGGCTCCATGCAGGCCGTGCTCGGCATGCGACATGTGAAGATCTTCCGTCAGCGTGACGGCTCCGAGTACTCCTCGGCGACCATCCCGCGGCTCCAGCTTAGGTATCAGATGACGCGATCGATGTTCATTCGCGGCATTGGTGAGTACTCGAGCCAGGAGCGCGGCGACGTGCTCGACCCAGTGACAGGCGCTCCGGTGTACCGATGTTCCTCCGCGGATTCGTGTTCGCTCCGGCAGGGTTCGGACTCGCACGATTTCCGCGTGGAGACGCTGCTGGCCTACGAGCCGTCTCCCGGGACGGTGTTCTTCCTGGGATACACGCGGCAGTGGGCAGACACGTCGGGCTTCCGCTTCGAGGACGCGCGCACGGAGGCCGATGGGGTCTTCGTGAAGCTGAGTTACCGCTTCCGGATGTAG
- a CDS encoding transferrin receptor-like dimerization domain-containing protein, with protein MSRLITRFRFSAACVVLAILFVPASTHAQLLGFSDESSAMQRDLEADYDSQLNADNLDEWLQYLTRHPTHVGSPGGKANAEWIADKFRSWGFETRIDTYHVMFPTPRERMVELVSPNRYVLKLEEPEVEGDRTSGITQDLLPTYNAYSADGDVEGEVVYVNYGIPADYDELARHGISVEGKIALARYGGSWRGIKPKVAAQHGAIATLIYSDPRDDGYFQGDVYPDGPYRMAQGAQRGSVEDMPQYPGDPLTPGVGATLDAERYTVEESPTIMKIPVLPISYEDAQPILAAMGGPVAPAAWRGALPLTYHLGPGPARVHMKLEFNWDLTPAYDVIAMLPGSEFPDEWVVRGNHMDGWAFGAGDPLSGMVALMEEARAVGEMVKNGWRPKRTIVYAGWDAEEPGLLGSTEWAEDHAAELQDKAVVYINSDGNGRGFVGVGGSHTLERLANELGDEVIDPQTGISVNDRLKHARAVDGAADVYTRRDRRIGPLGSGSDYTPFLQHLGIASLNIGFGGENGGGSYHSIFDSYDHYSRFGDPGFAYGITLAKTAGRATLRMANADVLPFRFGNFADNVQMYLGEVKQLAASMRTETELHNRLVENDSYEIASDPTKTYVPPEAKEPVPHINFAPVENAVARLEAAAARYDELMASAVSQGLLGGGTGERLNNLLQGMEQRMTREEGLPRRPWFRHMIYAPGFWTGYGVKTLPGIREGLEERAWDEVDMFVDEVAAALNRVSDGLDQAAALLSAAEPG; from the coding sequence ATGTCACGACTCATTACCCGATTCAGGTTCTCCGCTGCATGCGTCGTCTTGGCGATCTTATTCGTCCCGGCGTCGACACACGCGCAGCTCCTCGGCTTCTCGGACGAGAGCAGCGCGATGCAGCGCGACCTCGAGGCCGACTACGACAGTCAGCTCAACGCGGACAACCTGGACGAATGGCTGCAGTACCTCACGCGGCACCCAACTCACGTCGGCTCTCCCGGCGGTAAGGCCAACGCCGAGTGGATCGCAGACAAATTCCGCTCTTGGGGTTTTGAAACCCGCATCGACACCTACCACGTGATGTTCCCGACCCCACGTGAGCGCATGGTCGAGCTCGTCTCGCCCAATCGGTACGTGCTGAAGCTGGAGGAGCCCGAGGTCGAGGGAGATCGGACGTCAGGCATCACCCAGGATCTGCTCCCGACGTACAACGCGTACTCGGCGGACGGCGACGTAGAAGGTGAGGTCGTCTATGTGAACTACGGCATCCCGGCGGACTACGACGAACTGGCACGGCACGGGATCAGCGTCGAGGGCAAGATCGCACTGGCTCGGTACGGCGGTTCCTGGCGCGGCATCAAGCCGAAAGTCGCGGCCCAGCACGGCGCGATCGCCACACTGATCTACTCGGATCCGCGAGACGACGGCTACTTCCAGGGTGATGTGTACCCGGACGGTCCGTATCGCATGGCCCAGGGCGCCCAACGCGGCTCCGTGGAAGACATGCCGCAGTACCCCGGCGATCCGCTCACTCCAGGCGTCGGCGCCACGCTCGACGCGGAGCGCTACACCGTCGAGGAATCGCCGACGATCATGAAGATCCCGGTGCTTCCCATCTCCTACGAAGACGCTCAGCCGATCCTAGCGGCGATGGGCGGCCCAGTCGCACCGGCCGCATGGCGTGGAGCGCTCCCACTCACGTACCACCTCGGACCGGGACCCGCCCGCGTGCACATGAAACTCGAGTTCAACTGGGACCTGACGCCGGCCTATGACGTGATCGCGATGCTGCCTGGTTCTGAATTCCCGGACGAATGGGTCGTTCGTGGCAACCACATGGACGGGTGGGCGTTCGGTGCAGGAGATCCTTTGAGCGGGATGGTCGCGCTCATGGAAGAAGCTCGTGCTGTTGGCGAGATGGTGAAGAACGGATGGCGGCCAAAGCGCACGATCGTTTATGCCGGATGGGATGCTGAGGAGCCCGGCCTGCTCGGCTCCACGGAATGGGCCGAGGATCACGCTGCGGAGCTGCAAGACAAGGCCGTGGTTTACATCAACTCGGACGGGAACGGTCGTGGCTTTGTTGGTGTGGGCGGCTCGCATACGCTGGAGCGTCTCGCCAACGAACTGGGGGACGAAGTCATCGATCCCCAGACGGGCATCTCGGTAAATGACCGCCTGAAGCACGCCCGCGCCGTCGATGGAGCAGCCGATGTGTACACGAGGCGCGACCGCCGTATCGGCCCGCTCGGGTCGGGGTCGGACTACACGCCCTTCTTGCAGCACCTCGGCATCGCCTCTCTGAACATCGGGTTCGGCGGTGAGAACGGAGGCGGATCGTACCACTCCATCTTCGATTCGTACGACCACTACTCCCGCTTTGGCGACCCGGGCTTCGCATACGGAATTACGCTCGCCAAGACAGCGGGGCGGGCGACGCTACGCATGGCGAACGCTGACGTGCTTCCGTTCCGCTTCGGCAACTTCGCGGACAACGTCCAGATGTACTTGGGCGAGGTGAAACAGCTCGCGGCGTCCATGCGAACGGAGACGGAGCTACACAACCGACTCGTCGAAAACGACTCCTACGAGATCGCCTCGGACCCGACGAAGACGTACGTACCGCCGGAGGCCAAGGAGCCGGTGCCGCACATCAACTTCGCTCCCGTCGAGAACGCGGTGGCGCGGCTCGAAGCCGCAGCGGCCCGGTATGACGAACTCATGGCCTCGGCTGTGTCGCAGGGTCTTCTAGGCGGCGGCACAGGCGAAAGACTGAACAACCTGCTGCAGGGCATGGAGCAGCGGATGACGCGCGAAGAGGGTCTACCTCGCCGCCCTTGGTTCCGGCACATGATCTACGCGCCGGGCTTCTGGACCGGGTACGGCGTGAAGACGCTCCCGGGTATTCGGGAAGGCCTAGAGGAACGGGCCTGGGACGAGGTGGACATGTTCGTCGACGAAGTCGCGGCGGCGCTCAACCGTGTGAGTGACGGATTGGACCAAGCGGCCGCACTGCTTTCAGCCGCTGAGCCGGGCTAA